Proteins co-encoded in one Bubalus bubalis isolate 160015118507 breed Murrah chromosome 7, NDDB_SH_1, whole genome shotgun sequence genomic window:
- the LOC102394342 gene encoding placenta-specific gene 8 protein isoform X2 gives MNPVVSQPGYGSAVSASSDWQTGPFDCFDDIGICLCGAFCPLCLSCQIASDMNEFCLCGSSVAMRTMYRTRYGIPVIKDPTGPPMERAFKTLPSSSFYSFSRHSSFSNFFFCQ, from the exons ATGAACCCAGTTGTTTCGCAGCCAGGTTACGGCTCAGCGGTCTCGGCGTCCAGTGACTGGCAAACCGGCCCCTTTGACTGCTTTGATGACATAGGGATCT GTCTCTGTGGGGCTTTCTGTCCCCTGTGCCTTTCGTGTCAGATTGCCTCTGACATGAACGAATTCTGCCTGTGCGGATCAAGTGTCGCCATGAGGACAATGTATCGGACCCGATACGGCATCCCG GTCATCAAAGACCCAACTGGACCTCCCATGGAGAGGGCCTTCAAAACTCTGCCAAGCAGCTCATTCTACAGTTTTTCTAGACACTCTTCATTCTCTAATTTCTTCTTTTGCCAGTAA